The following are encoded together in the Citrobacter arsenatis genome:
- the yfeX gene encoding porphyrinogen peroxidase → MSQVQSGILPEHCRAAIWIEANVKGDVEALRAASKTFADKLATFEAKFPDAHLGAVVAFGNNTWRALSGGVGAEELKDFIPYGKGLAPATQYDVLIHILSLRHDVNFSVAQAAMEAFGDCIEVKEEIHGFRWVEERDLSGFVDGTENPAGEETRREVAVIKDGVDAGGSYVFVQRWEHNLKQLNRMSIHDQEMMIGRTKEANEEIDGDDRPVTSHLSRVDLKEDGKGLKIVRQSLPYGTASGTHGLYFCAYCARLHNIEQQLLSMFGDTDGKRDAMLRFTKPVTGGYYFAPSLDRLLNL, encoded by the coding sequence ATGTCTCAGGTTCAGAGTGGCATTTTGCCAGAACATTGCCGTGCGGCGATTTGGATTGAAGCCAATGTTAAAGGCGACGTTGAGGCCCTGCGAGCGGCCAGCAAAACTTTCGCCGATAAGCTGGCGACCTTTGAAGCTAAGTTCCCGGATGCGCATCTGGGCGCGGTTGTCGCTTTTGGCAACAATACCTGGCGTGCATTGAGCGGCGGCGTTGGTGCTGAAGAGTTAAAAGACTTTATCCCTTACGGTAAAGGTCTGGCACCAGCAACCCAATATGACGTGCTGATCCATATTCTTTCTTTGCGTCATGACGTGAATTTCTCCGTCGCCCAGGCGGCAATGGAAGCATTTGGCGACTGTATTGAAGTCAAAGAAGAGATCCATGGTTTCCGTTGGGTTGAAGAGCGCGATCTCAGCGGCTTTGTTGACGGTACGGAAAACCCGGCGGGTGAAGAAACGCGCCGTGAAGTCGCGGTTATTAAAGACGGCGTGGATGCTGGCGGCAGCTATGTGTTTGTGCAGCGTTGGGAACATAACCTGAAGCAGCTTAACCGCATGAGCATTCATGACCAGGAAATGATGATTGGTCGCACCAAAGAAGCTAATGAAGAGATCGACGGCGATGATCGTCCGGTTACCTCTCACCTGAGCCGCGTCGATCTCAAAGAAGACGGTAAAGGGCTGAAAATTGTGCGCCAGAGTCTGCCATACGGCACCGCCAGCGGCACACATGGCCTCTATTTCTGTGCCTACTGCGCCCGTTTACACAACATTGAGCAGCAATTGCTAAGCATGTTTGGCGATACCGACGGTAAGCGCGATGCGATGCTGCGCTTCACTAAACCGGTGACCGGCGGCTATTACTTTGCCCCATCGCTGGATCGTTTGCTGAACCTGTAA
- a CDS encoding RpoE-regulated lipoprotein — MKSLRLTLCAMPLLLTGCSTLSSVNWSAANPWNWFGSSTQVSEQGVGALTGATPLDEKAIADALDGDYRLRSGMKTDNGNVVRFYEAMKDDKLAMVINGSQGTISRIDVLDSDISSSAGVEIGTPFSDLYTKAFGNCQKATGDDSAGVECKAEGSQHISYIFSGEWSGPEDIMPSDDTLKAWKVSKIIWRR; from the coding sequence ATGAAATCACTGCGTTTGACTTTATGCGCGATGCCGCTGCTATTGACCGGGTGTTCAACGTTGTCGTCGGTGAACTGGTCTGCCGCCAATCCGTGGAACTGGTTTGGTTCTTCAACGCAGGTCAGTGAGCAGGGCGTCGGCGCGTTAACGGGGGCTACGCCGCTGGATGAAAAAGCCATTGCTGATGCGCTGGACGGTGATTACCGTCTGCGTAGCGGGATGAAGACCGATAACGGTAATGTGGTGCGTTTCTATGAGGCGATGAAAGATGACAAGCTGGCGATGGTCATCAATGGCAGCCAGGGAACCATCAGCAGAATTGATGTATTGGACAGCGACATTTCGTCTTCCGCGGGTGTCGAAATCGGTACACCGTTTAGCGACCTTTACACTAAAGCTTTCGGTAATTGCCAAAAAGCAACCGGCGATGACAGCGCGGGCGTTGAGTGTAAAGCTGAAGGAAGTCAACACATTAGCTATATTTTTTCCGGCGAGTGGAGCGGTCCTGAAGACATAATGCCGTCTGACGACACGCTGAAAGCATGGAAAGTAAGCAAAATTATCTGGCGGCGTTAA
- a CDS encoding DUF2919 domain-containing protein produces the protein MKSTEFHPADYDGHGRLRLPFLFWCVLLLQARTWVLFVIAGSSREQGNTLLNLFYPDHDAFWLGLLPGVPAVLAFLLSGRRFAFPMIWRWLRGLLILAQLVLLCWQPAMWLAGDPLNGVGLALLVADIVALIWLLTNQRLRACFSLEKE, from the coding sequence ATGAAGAGTACTGAGTTTCATCCGGCCGACTATGACGGCCATGGGCGTCTGCGCCTGCCTTTTCTCTTCTGGTGCGTACTGCTGCTGCAGGCGCGCACCTGGGTTCTGTTTGTCATTGCCGGTTCTTCCCGTGAGCAGGGCAATACGTTGCTGAATCTGTTTTATCCCGATCATGACGCGTTCTGGCTAGGGTTACTTCCCGGCGTTCCCGCGGTGCTGGCGTTTTTACTCAGCGGGCGACGCTTTGCGTTTCCGATGATATGGCGCTGGCTGCGCGGATTGCTGATCCTCGCTCAACTGGTGCTGCTGTGCTGGCAGCCAGCGATGTGGCTGGCAGGCGATCCGCTCAACGGCGTTGGGCTAGCGCTGCTGGTGGCGGATATCGTCGCGCTGATCTGGCTATTAACCAATCAACGCTTGCGCGCCTGTTTTTCCTTAGAGAAAGAATAA
- a CDS encoding GNAT family acetyltransferase produces MEIRVFRQEDFEEVITLWERCDLLRPWNDPEMDIERKVNHDVSLFLVAEVNGEVVGTVMGGYDGHRGSAYYLGVHPEFRGRGIANALLNRLEKKLIARGCPKIQIMVRDDNDVVQGMYERLGYEHADVLNLGKRLIEDEEY; encoded by the coding sequence ATGGAAATACGCGTTTTTCGCCAGGAAGATTTCGAAGAGGTGATTACCCTCTGGGAGCGCTGTGATTTGCTGCGTCCATGGAACGACCCTGAAATGGACATCGAACGTAAAGTCAATCATGACGTCAGTTTATTCCTGGTTGCTGAAGTGAACGGTGAGGTGGTCGGCACGGTGATGGGCGGATACGACGGTCATCGCGGCTCGGCCTATTACCTGGGCGTGCATCCTGAGTTTCGTGGTCGCGGCATCGCCAATGCGCTGCTGAACCGGCTGGAGAAAAAACTCATTGCCCGCGGTTGTCCAAAGATTCAAATCATGGTGCGTGACGATAACGACGTCGTACAGGGCATGTATGAGCGTCTGGGCTATGAACATGCGGATGTACTCAATCTGGGCAAGCGCTTGATCGAAGATGAAGAGTACTGA
- the amiA gene encoding N-acetylmuramoyl-L-alanine amidase AmiA has translation MSTFKPLKTLTSRRQVLKAGLAALTLSGMSQAIAKEEALKTSNGHSKPKAKKSGAKRVVVLDPGHGGIDTGAIGRNGSKEKHVVLAIAKNVRSILRNQGIDARLTRSGDTFIPLYDRVEIAHKHGADLFMSIHADGFTNPSAAGASVFALSNRGASSAMAKYLSDRENRADEVAGKKTTDKDHLLQQVLFDLVQTDTIKNSLTLGSHILKKIKPVHRLHSRSTEQAAFVVLKSPSIPSVLVETSFITNPEEERLLGTAAFRQKIATAIANGIISYFHWFDNQKAHSKKR, from the coding sequence ATGAGCACTTTTAAACCACTAAAAACACTCACATCGCGCCGCCAGGTGTTGAAAGCCGGGCTGGCCGCCCTGACGCTGTCAGGCATGTCGCAAGCCATCGCCAAAGAAGAAGCGCTAAAGACCAGCAATGGCCACAGCAAACCGAAAGCGAAAAAATCCGGCGCTAAGCGCGTTGTTGTTCTTGATCCGGGTCACGGAGGGATTGATACCGGCGCAATTGGTCGCAATGGGTCGAAGGAAAAGCATGTGGTGCTGGCGATTGCCAAAAACGTGCGCTCGATCCTACGCAACCAGGGAATCGATGCACGCCTGACTCGCTCTGGCGATACGTTTATTCCGCTATACGATCGCGTCGAGATCGCCCATAAACATGGCGCCGATCTGTTTATGTCGATCCACGCCGACGGTTTTACTAATCCGAGCGCTGCGGGTGCGTCGGTCTTTGCGCTATCCAATCGCGGCGCCAGTAGCGCCATGGCGAAGTATTTGTCCGATCGTGAAAACCGCGCCGATGAGGTGGCCGGGAAGAAGACCACCGATAAAGACCATTTGCTGCAGCAGGTGCTGTTCGATCTGGTGCAAACCGACACCATTAAAAACAGCCTGACGTTAGGGTCGCATATTCTTAAGAAGATCAAGCCGGTACACCGTCTGCACAGTCGCAGCACGGAACAGGCCGCCTTCGTGGTGCTAAAATCACCGTCAATTCCGTCGGTACTGGTCGAAACGTCGTTCATTACCAACCCGGAAGAAGAACGTCTGCTGGGCACAGCGGCATTTCGCCAGAAAATCGCCACCGCGATTGCCAATGGCATCATCAGTTATTTCCACTGGTTTGATAACCAGAAAGCACACTCGAAGAAACGTTAA
- the hemF gene encoding oxygen-dependent coproporphyrinogen oxidase has protein sequence MKPDTQRVKQFLLNLQDNICQQLSAVDGTEFVEDNWQREAGGGGRSRVLRNGGIFEQAGVNFSHVHGDAMPASATAHRPELAGRSFEAMGVSLVVHPQNPYIPTSHANVRFFIAEKPGADPVWWFGGGFDLTPYYGFDEDAVHWHRTARDLCQPFGNDVYPRYKKWCDDYFFLKHRNEQRGIGGLFFDDLNTPDFDHCFAFMQAVGQGYTEAYLPIVERRKAMNWGERERDFQLYRRGRYVEFNLVWDRGTLFGLQTGGRTESILMSMPPLVRWEYDWQPEANSPEAALSEFIQVRDWV, from the coding sequence ATGAAGCCCGATACACAGCGCGTAAAACAGTTCCTGCTAAACCTGCAGGATAATATTTGCCAGCAGTTATCCGCCGTAGACGGCACCGAGTTTGTTGAAGATAACTGGCAGCGCGAAGCGGGCGGCGGTGGTCGCAGCCGGGTGCTGCGTAACGGCGGTATTTTTGAGCAAGCGGGCGTTAATTTTTCCCACGTCCACGGCGACGCGATGCCGGCCTCGGCTACCGCGCATCGCCCGGAACTTGCCGGGCGCAGCTTTGAGGCGATGGGCGTCTCGCTGGTGGTGCATCCGCAGAATCCCTACATTCCCACCAGCCATGCCAACGTGCGGTTTTTTATCGCGGAAAAACCGGGGGCCGATCCGGTCTGGTGGTTTGGCGGTGGCTTTGACTTAACGCCCTACTACGGCTTTGATGAGGACGCGGTTCACTGGCACCGCACAGCGCGGGATCTGTGTCAGCCGTTCGGCAATGACGTTTATCCCCGTTACAAAAAGTGGTGCGATGACTACTTCTTCCTTAAACACCGCAACGAGCAGCGCGGCATTGGCGGGCTGTTTTTCGACGATCTGAATACGCCGGATTTCGACCACTGCTTCGCCTTTATGCAGGCGGTGGGGCAAGGTTACACCGAGGCCTATCTGCCCATCGTCGAACGCCGCAAAGCGATGAACTGGGGCGAGCGCGAGCGCGATTTCCAGCTTTATCGTCGTGGGCGCTATGTGGAATTTAATCTGGTGTGGGATCGCGGCACGTTGTTCGGTTTACAGACCGGTGGACGCACGGAATCAATTCTGATGTCGATGCCGCCGCTGGTGCGCTGGGAGTACGACTGGCAGCCGGAAGCAAATAGCCCGGAAGCCGCCCTTAGCGAGTTTATTCAGGTCCGCGACTGGGTGTAA
- the eutR gene encoding HTH-type transcriptional regulator EutR: protein MKKNRTANLHHLYHEALPEDVKLTPKVEVDNVHQRRTTDVYEHALTITAWQQIYDQLHPGKFHGEFTEILLDDIQVFREYTGLALRQSCLVWPNSFWFGIPATRGEQGFIGTQCLGNAEIATRPGGTEFELSTPDDYTILGVVISEEAIARQANFLHNPERVLHMLRNQSALEVKEQHKAALWGFVQQALATFSENPENLRQPAVRKVLGDNLLLAMGTMLEEAQPIITAESISHQSYRRLLSRAREYVLENMSEPLTVLDLCNQLHVSRRTLQNAFHAILGIGPNAWLKRIRLNAVRRELISPWSQSATVKDAAMQWGFWHLGQFATDYQQLFAEKPSLTLHQRMRQWA, encoded by the coding sequence ATGAAAAAGAACCGTACTGCAAACCTGCACCATCTTTATCATGAAGCATTACCCGAAGACGTTAAACTTACGCCGAAAGTGGAGGTGGACAACGTTCACCAGCGGCGAACAACGGATGTGTATGAGCATGCGCTGACGATTACCGCCTGGCAGCAGATTTACGACCAGCTACATCCGGGAAAATTTCATGGCGAGTTCACGGAAATCCTGCTCGACGATATTCAGGTTTTCCGTGAATACACCGGACTGGCGCTGCGTCAGTCGTGTCTTGTCTGGCCGAACTCATTCTGGTTTGGTATTCCGGCCACGCGTGGCGAACAGGGATTTATTGGCACCCAGTGTCTGGGTAACGCTGAAATTGCCACCCGACCTGGCGGGACGGAGTTTGAACTGAGTACGCCAGACGATTACACCATTCTGGGTGTCGTTATTTCGGAAGAGGCGATTGCTCGTCAGGCCAACTTCCTGCATAACCCTGAAAGGGTACTGCATATGCTGCGCAACCAGTCGGCGCTGGAAGTTAAAGAACAACACAAAGCCGCGCTATGGGGGTTTGTGCAGCAGGCGCTGGCGACGTTTAGCGAGAATCCGGAAAACCTGCGTCAACCTGCGGTACGCAAGGTGTTGGGCGATAACCTGCTGCTGGCGATGGGCACCATGCTGGAAGAAGCGCAGCCGATCATCACCGCTGAGAGCATCAGTCATCAGAGCTATCGTCGCCTGCTGTCGCGTGCGCGCGAATATGTGTTGGAAAACATGTCAGAGCCGCTGACCGTGCTCGATTTGTGTAACCAACTGCACGTCAGCCGTCGGACGTTGCAAAACGCCTTTCACGCAATCCTCGGAATTGGTCCGAATGCCTGGTTAAAACGTATTCGCCTGAACGCCGTGCGTCGCGAGCTGATAAGCCCGTGGTCGCAAAGCGCGACGGTGAAAGACGCCGCTATGCAATGGGGATTCTGGCATTTAGGGCAGTTTGCCACCGACTACCAGCAGCTGTTTGCGGAGAAACCGTCGTTGACGCTGCATCAGCGTATGCGCCAGTGGGCGTGA
- the eutK gene encoding ethanolamine utilization microcompartment protein EutK: MINALGLLEVDGMVAAVDAADAMLKAANVRLLSHEVLDPGRLTLVVEGDLAACRAALDAGSAAAARTGRVISRKEIGRPDDDTQWLIGGFKRQPKKPEQKPEVKTDVKAEKTQDVPLTSESSEQLLTLLASVRQGMTAGEVAAHFGWSLDEARKALEQLFSDGALRKRSSRYRLKN, translated from the coding sequence ATGATCAATGCACTGGGATTACTGGAAGTGGATGGCATGGTGGCTGCCGTGGATGCGGCGGATGCCATGCTGAAAGCCGCGAACGTACGCCTGCTTAGCCACGAAGTGCTCGACCCGGGCCGGCTGACGCTGGTGGTGGAAGGCGATCTGGCGGCGTGCCGTGCAGCGCTTGATGCCGGCAGCGCCGCCGCAGCGCGTACAGGCCGTGTTATCAGCCGTAAGGAAATAGGCCGGCCGGACGATGACACCCAGTGGCTGATCGGCGGTTTTAAGCGCCAGCCGAAGAAACCAGAACAGAAGCCAGAAGTGAAAACAGACGTAAAAGCGGAGAAGACGCAGGACGTCCCGTTGACGTCTGAATCCTCTGAGCAACTTCTGACGCTGTTGGCATCGGTCCGTCAAGGAATGACGGCAGGGGAAGTGGCTGCCCACTTTGGCTGGTCACTTGATGAGGCCAGAAAGGCGCTGGAACAGCTCTTTTCTGACGGAGCGTTGCGTAAACGCAGTAGTCGCTATCGCTTAAAAAATTAA
- the eutL gene encoding ethanolamine utilization microcompartment protein EutL, with the protein MPALDLIRPSVTAMRVIASVNDGFARELKLPPHIRSLGLITADSDDVAYIAADEATKQAMVEVVYGRSLYAGAAHSPSPTSGEVLIMLGGPNPAEVRAGLDAMVANIESGAAFQWANDAEDTAFLAHVVSRTGSYLSATAGCRLGDPMAYLVAPPLEATFGIDAALKSADVQLVTYVPPPSETNYSAAFLTGSQAACKAACNAFADAVLDIARNPVQRA; encoded by the coding sequence ATGCCAGCATTAGATTTGATTAGACCTTCAGTCACCGCGATGCGCGTGATTGCCTCGGTTAATGACGGTTTTGCTCGCGAGCTTAAATTACCGCCACATATACGTAGCCTCGGACTCATCACAGCAGATTCCGATGACGTGGCGTATATTGCCGCAGACGAAGCGACAAAACAGGCGATGGTCGAAGTGGTTTATGGCCGCTCGCTGTATGCCGGTGCGGCGCACAGTCCCTCTCCAACCTCGGGCGAAGTGCTGATTATGCTCGGCGGACCAAACCCGGCTGAAGTTCGCGCAGGTCTGGACGCGATGGTGGCCAATATTGAAAGCGGTGCGGCATTCCAGTGGGCGAATGATGCAGAAGATACCGCTTTCCTGGCGCACGTGGTTTCGCGTACCGGTTCGTATCTTTCCGCGACCGCAGGATGCCGGCTTGGCGATCCGATGGCGTATCTGGTAGCGCCGCCGCTGGAAGCGACATTTGGTATTGATGCCGCGCTGAAATCTGCCGATGTACAACTGGTGACCTACGTCCCACCGCCGTCAGAAACTAACTACTCGGCTGCGTTTTTGACCGGTAGCCAGGCCGCTTGTAAAGCTGCATGTAACGCCTTTGCCGATGCCGTTCTGGATATTGCTCGTAATCCAGTTCAACGCGCGTAA
- the eutC gene encoding ethanolamine ammonia-lyase subunit EutC, translating into MDQKQIEEIVRSVMASMGESQPQAQAPSVQANYSTTQCAAPTGESCAMDLGSAEAKAWIGVENPHRAEVLTELRRSTAARVCTGRAGPRPRTQALLRFLADHSRSKDTVLKEVPEEWVKAQGLLEVRSEISDKNLYLTRPDLGRRLSAEAIEALKSQCVMNPDVQVIISDGLSTDAITANYEEILPPLLSGLKQAGLKVGTPFFVRYGRVKIEDQIGELLGAKAVILLVGERPGLGQSESLSCYAVYSPRVATTVEADRTCISNIHQGGTPPVEAAAVIVDLAKRMLEQKASGINMTR; encoded by the coding sequence ATGGATCAAAAACAGATTGAAGAAATTGTACGCAGCGTAATGGCGTCAATGGGGGAATCGCAGCCGCAGGCTCAAGCGCCGTCAGTACAAGCGAATTACAGCACCACGCAGTGCGCCGCACCGACCGGTGAAAGCTGTGCGATGGATTTAGGCTCAGCCGAAGCCAAAGCGTGGATTGGCGTTGAGAATCCGCACCGCGCAGAGGTGTTGACCGAGCTGCGCCGTAGCACCGCAGCGCGTGTATGTACCGGCCGTGCCGGTCCACGTCCGCGTACCCAGGCGCTACTGCGCTTCCTGGCCGACCACTCGCGTTCGAAAGATACGGTCTTAAAAGAAGTGCCGGAAGAGTGGGTAAAAGCCCAAGGGTTGCTGGAAGTGCGCTCAGAAATCAGTGACAAAAACCTGTATCTGACGCGCCCGGATCTGGGGCGTCGTCTGAGTGCGGAAGCCATTGAAGCGCTGAAATCACAGTGTGTAATGAATCCGGATGTGCAGGTGATTATCTCTGATGGCCTGTCGACTGACGCTATTACCGCCAACTACGAAGAGATCCTGCCGCCGCTGTTGTCGGGCTTAAAACAGGCCGGATTGAAGGTTGGGACGCCGTTCTTTGTTCGCTATGGTCGCGTGAAAATTGAAGATCAGATCGGCGAACTGCTGGGTGCGAAAGCGGTGATCCTGCTGGTTGGGGAACGTCCGGGCCTCGGCCAGTCGGAAAGCCTTTCTTGCTACGCCGTCTATTCGCCGCGTGTGGCGACGACCGTAGAGGCCGACCGTACCTGTATCTCGAACATTCACCAGGGCGGTACGCCTCCGGTTGAAGCGGCGGCAGTAATTGTGGATTTGGCCAAGCGCATGCTGGAGCAAAAAGCGTCCGGCATCAATATGACCCGTTAA
- the eutB gene encoding ethanolamine ammonia-lyase subunit alpha has protein sequence MKLKTTLFGNVYQFKDVKEVLAKANELRSGDVLAGVAATSSQERVAAKQVLSEMTVADIRNNPVISYEEDCVTRLIQDDVNETAYNRIKNWSISELREYVLSDETSVDDIAFMRKGLTSEVVAGVAKICSNADLIYGGKKMPVIKKANTTIGLPGTFSCRLQPNDTRDDVQSIAAQIYEGLSFGAGDAVIGVNPVTDDVENLSRVLDTVYGVIDKFNIPTQGCVLAHVTTQIEAIRRGAPGGLIFQSICGSEKGLKEFGVELAMLDEARAVGAEFNRIAGENCLYFETGQGSALSAGANFGADQVTMEARNYGLARHYDPFLVNTVVGFIGPEYLYNDRQIIRAGLEDHFMGKLSGISMGCDCCYTNHADADQNLNENLMILLATAGCNYIMGMPLGDDIMLNYQTTAFHDTATVRQLLNLRPSPEFERWLETMGIMANGRLTKRAGDPSLFF, from the coding sequence ATGAAACTAAAGACCACATTGTTCGGCAATGTTTATCAGTTTAAGGATGTTAAAGAGGTGCTGGCAAAAGCCAACGAACTGCGTTCGGGGGATGTGCTGGCAGGGGTAGCAGCTACCAGTTCGCAAGAGCGCGTGGCGGCCAAGCAGGTGCTGTCGGAAATGACGGTGGCGGATATCCGTAATAACCCGGTGATTTCCTATGAAGAGGACTGCGTGACGCGTCTGATTCAGGATGACGTCAACGAAACGGCCTATAACCGCATCAAAAACTGGAGCATCAGCGAACTGCGCGAGTACGTGCTGAGCGATGAAACTTCCGTGGATGACATTGCGTTTATGCGCAAAGGGTTAACGTCAGAAGTGGTCGCAGGCGTGGCAAAAATTTGCTCCAACGCGGATCTGATCTACGGCGGTAAGAAAATGCCGGTGATCAAAAAGGCCAACACTACCATTGGTCTGCCGGGCACCTTTAGCTGCCGTTTACAGCCGAACGACACCCGTGATGACGTGCAGAGTATTGCGGCACAAATCTACGAAGGGCTGTCCTTCGGGGCGGGGGATGCGGTGATTGGCGTTAACCCGGTAACGGATGACGTGGAAAACTTAAGCCGCGTACTGGATACCGTGTACGGCGTCATCGACAAATTCAATATCCCGACCCAGGGCTGCGTACTGGCACACGTGACCACTCAGATCGAAGCGATTCGTCGCGGCGCGCCGGGCGGGCTGATTTTCCAGAGTATCTGCGGCAGCGAGAAAGGCTTAAAAGAGTTCGGCGTTGAGCTGGCGATGCTGGATGAAGCACGCGCAGTAGGCGCTGAGTTCAACCGCATCGCTGGGGAAAACTGCCTGTACTTCGAAACAGGGCAAGGGTCTGCACTCTCTGCTGGTGCTAACTTCGGTGCCGATCAGGTGACGATGGAAGCGCGTAACTACGGGCTTGCGCGCCACTACGATCCGTTCCTGGTGAACACCGTGGTGGGCTTTATCGGGCCGGAGTATCTCTACAACGACCGTCAGATTATTCGTGCGGGTCTGGAAGATCACTTTATGGGCAAGCTGAGCGGCATCTCAATGGGCTGTGACTGCTGCTACACCAACCATGCTGATGCTGACCAGAACCTCAACGAAAACCTGATGATTCTGCTCGCCACCGCTGGCTGCAACTACATCATGGGCATGCCGCTCGGTGACGACATCATGCTCAACTATCAGACCACCGCCTTCCACGACACCGCGACCGTGCGCCAATTGCTGAACCTGCGTCCGTCGCCGGAGTTTGAACGCTGGCTGGAAACCATGGGCATTATGGCAAACGGTCGCCTGACCAAACGGGCGGGCGATCCGTCACTGTTCTTCTGA
- the eutA gene encoding ethanolamine ammonia-lyase reactivating factor EutA, which produces MNTRQLLSVGIDIGTTTTQVIFSRLELVNRAAVSQVPRYEFIKREISWQSPVFFTPVDKQGGLKEAELKALILAQYQAAGIKPEAVDSGAIIITGESAKTRNARPAVMALSQSLGDFVVASAGPHLESVIAGHGAGAQTLSEQKLCRVLNIDIGGGTSNYVLFDAGKVSGSACLNVGGRLLETDGQGHVVHAHQPGQMIVDDVFGPGFDARTLNAAQLVQVARRMAALIVEVIDGTLSPLAQALMQTGLLPAGVKPEVITLSGGVGECYRNQPADPFCFSDIGPLLATALHEHPRLREMNVQFPAQTVRATVIGAGAHTLSLSGSTIWLEGVALPLRNLPVAIPVDEADLVAAWQQALLQLDLDPQTDAYVLALPGSLPVRYAALLTVIDALLAFVARYPNPHPLLVVAEQDFGKALGMLLRPQLQQHPLAVIDEVVVRAGDYIDIGTPLFGGSVVPVTVKSLAFPS; this is translated from the coding sequence GTGAATACTCGCCAGCTACTGAGCGTCGGTATCGATATCGGCACCACCACTACTCAGGTGATCTTCTCGCGCCTTGAGCTGGTTAACCGTGCGGCAGTGTCGCAGGTGCCGCGCTACGAATTCATCAAACGCGAAATTAGCTGGCAAAGCCCGGTGTTCTTTACCCCCGTTGATAAGCAGGGCGGGTTGAAAGAGGCCGAACTTAAGGCGCTGATCCTCGCCCAGTATCAGGCGGCGGGCATCAAGCCTGAGGCCGTCGATTCCGGCGCGATCATCATTACCGGAGAAAGTGCCAAAACCCGCAATGCGCGACCGGCGGTGATGGCGCTCTCCCAATCGCTGGGGGACTTCGTGGTTGCCAGCGCCGGTCCGCATCTGGAATCGGTGATTGCCGGTCACGGCGCGGGGGCACAAACCCTCTCTGAGCAGAAGTTGTGCCGCGTACTAAATATCGACATCGGTGGTGGTACGTCGAACTACGTTCTGTTCGATGCCGGAAAGGTCAGCGGTTCGGCTTGCCTGAACGTTGGCGGACGGCTGCTGGAAACGGACGGCCAGGGGCACGTGGTGCATGCGCATCAGCCGGGACAGATGATTGTTGATGACGTATTTGGTCCAGGCTTTGACGCCCGAACCCTCAATGCGGCGCAGCTTGTTCAGGTAGCCCGACGGATGGCGGCGCTGATTGTTGAGGTGATTGACGGCACGCTTTCACCGCTGGCGCAGGCGCTGATGCAAACCGGTCTGCTGCCGGCTGGCGTGAAGCCGGAAGTGATTACGTTGTCCGGCGGGGTGGGCGAGTGCTACCGCAACCAACCTGCCGATCCGTTCTGTTTTTCCGACATTGGACCGCTGCTCGCCACGGCGTTGCATGAACATCCGCGCCTGCGTGAGATGAATGTGCAGTTCCCGGCGCAAACCGTGCGCGCCACGGTGATTGGCGCCGGGGCGCATACGCTGTCGCTTTCGGGCAGCACTATCTGGCTGGAAGGCGTGGCGCTTCCGCTGCGCAATCTGCCGGTGGCGATTCCGGTTGATGAGGCTGATTTGGTGGCCGCCTGGCAACAGGCGCTGTTGCAGCTTGATCTGGATCCGCAAACGGACGCCTACGTGCTGGCGTTGCCCGGTTCGCTACCGGTGCGCTATGCCGCGCTGTTAACGGTGATTGACGCGCTGCTGGCCTTTGTCGCGCGCTATCCGAATCCGCATCCCCTGCTGGTGGTAGCCGAGCAGGATTTTGGTAAAGCCCTGGGCATGCTGTTACGCCCACAGTTACAGCAACACCCGCTGGCGGTCATCGATGAGGTGGTTGTCCGGGCGGGGGACTATATCGACATTGGTACGCCTCTTTTTGGCGGATCGGTTGTGCCGGTGACGGTGAAATCACTCGCATTTCCTTCCTGA